TAAAAGGATACGACATCAGCAAATGCCGATTGATCCCCTTTTTTAACTTGTTTTATTTTTTCTATTATAAATTGATCCATCAGGTTACCTCCGCTTACTATGCGGTACTTGTTATACGAGTATGTAGCAAAAAGGTTTCAAACTTTCTTTAACAAAAAAGTGACAAAATGTTTCGGCCTATATATGCCTATTAATTCATGCTGCTCAAGACTTAGAAAACATCAAGCATATCTATAATTTGTCCCTTGAAAACCAGATTTGAAAAAAGACACAAAATGTTCACAGACGTTTACTATTGCATTAATTTGGGTAATTTTCTATTATAGTATACTAGATAGGAGGGCAGAATTGTGAATAAAGATCATTTAATTGAAAAAATTGAAGAATGCCGTGAAGAAATGATTTCACTTTCTACAACACATGACCTGACTTCTGAGGCTGTTATCGCATCAAGTGTTAAGCTAGACCAATTAATTAATACGTACCAAAAGCAATACTAGATAAAAAACATCATATAGGGTAAAAAAAGACATCAAAATGCTCACCAGAGCAGGAAATGAATGTCTTTTTTATTTTGGGCATAAAATAGAGTTGCCCTATCTATTCTATTATTCTTTCGTAACAGCAGCACCATATGGATATGGTTGAAGGTTTAAGGCCTTAATACCAGCATCCTTCCAAGCTTTCATCAGTTCATCGGCTTGTTGTTTCGATGGCATAAAAGCAATGCCACAATCACCGCCGCCAGCTCCTGAAGGCTTACCCGCTCCTCCTAATGATTCTGCTAAATCACATAGTGTCCCGAGCAAAGGTGTTTCAATCGGTGTATCAGCTGCTTTGCCAACAGCAGCTAACGCTTTTCTATTCTGTTTTACACCTTTTAGCAGAAGCTCCACATCGGCATTTTCCATTCCTTGGAAAAATTGGTCAACTGCCAATTTACTTGCATCTAAGAATCGATGGAATGCTTCTGGGTTATCAGACTTTAATTGTAAAATTTGGTCGACAAGCTTCGAGGTCGATGCAGGCTTACCAGTCCAGCCTACACAAAAATAGACATTCTTCGGCATTTGTATCGACTTTAACTCATAATATGTCCAATTTCTTTCAACTAAATCTGTTATTGATTTGCAATTATGGTATGCATCTAACAGCCATTCAGCTTGAAACGACGCATACTGAAGCATACCGCCATAGGATGAAGCAGCCACATCTGCGCCTGAACCATTACCCTGCGTTTTTACGTGGGAAATAGCCGCAAGTCTAAAAACCAGCTCTGATGCAGGCGGTTTTTCTAGGAATTTATTAAGAATAGCCGCGATTACAGATGTTACAACTGCCGCGCTTGATCCTAAACCATATTTAATGCCAGAACTGTCATCCAATTCACTGCGAATCGCTAGGTGGAAATTCTCAGGCTGTACGTTTTTTTCCATTAAATATGTATAAACAACCGTCATCGCATCACATACAAACTGCGTTCTTTCGTCATTTGAATGGATCCTGACTTCCCCAGCTTCATAGGACCAGTCCAGATTCTCGAGCTTGAAATCTTGCAATGTCAGCATATTTCTTTCACTTTGTTCAATCGCAGCATAAACAAAACGGTCCACAGCTGTAACCGCTAGTTTTTGATATGGCTCAAGAACAGCAAATTCCCCAGCAATCATTAGTTTCCCTGGTACTTTTAAAGTCATTGATGTATTATCCAAGACGTTCAACCCCTATAGATAGCTTATTCCCTGCCCTGGTTTACTTAAAATTACATCCGATACACCGGATATTTCAGAAAGTCTTTGTTTAACACGTGCTTCATCCTCTGGCAAGTAAAGGACTTTAACATTTGGACCGGCATCAATTGTAAAATATGCTGGAATCCCATCTGCCCGCATATCTCCTACCATTTGCATTACACGCATTGTTGTATCATGCCAGTAGGTGAAAGGAGGATTTGCAGCTAGCGTAGTTGCATGCATCTTTAGACAATTTGCTTCTGCAATGCTTCCTACTTTCTCAAAATCCTTCTCTGAAATTGCTTCCTTTATCTGTTTTAAATCATTTGGAATACTGTCCAGCCATCCTGCATAAAACGGAGATGTTTCTACTGTTCGTTTCATTCCAGCACGACTCGACACCTTTTTCATGGTCGATGAAAGGACAACGGCAGCAACACGAACATCCCAATGCTTGTCCGGTGCAATTGGAACAGCAAACGAATCTGAACCATCTGCTCGTTCACCCATTTCCCATTCTGCAAAGCCGCCATAAATGGAGCGACAAGCAGATCCAGATCCTTGACGCGTGAGACGGGACAATACTTGATCATCCAAGTCTAAACCAATAGCTTTAGCACCCGCTGCCGCCAGTGCTGCAAAGCCAGAGGCAGATGAGGCAAATCCAGCAGCAGTTGGAACATCATTAATAGAATTCACCACAGCATATAACTGTTCTTTTCCTGCAAGCTGACGAATCAAATCAAGAAATTTCGTCACACGAAGGAATGCCTCACCCTCTACCGGCTGATTATCGAGCATGAATTGATCTTCGGATAAATCCTCCTGAAAAGCTACAGTAGTAGTTGTTGAAAAGCCATCCAATGTGAGGGAAAGACTGCTGTTTGTAGGTAAAATCAGCCTTTCATCACGCTTTCCCCAGTATTTGATTAAAGCAATATTTGTATGTGCTTTTGCTGTAGCTTTCATCGTTTTATCTCCCTTGTCTCTCTATTCTTTTTACTTTTGCTTTTTCAATACGAACGGCCATACTGCTGATGCGCCGTACTTTCTCAGCTTCTCTGCAAGCAATTTCGAATGTACTTCATTTTGGGCAAGTGCGATAATACAGCCACCATTGCCTCCACCTGTTAATTTCGCACCTAAAGCTCCTTCTTTTCGAGCAAAATAAATTAATCTGTTCAACCCAGCATCACTCACACCAAGTGCTTCCAATTCCTTTTGCGCTTCATTTAATAATTGCCCAAGGAAATGTTTACCAGCCCGTTCCAGTGCATGCTTTGCTTGATGGGTTAATTCACCAATTCGATCCATTTTTCGCTGAATTCGCTTCGGTGCTGACTTGAGCAGCCTCGCAACAGACTCTACAGATGTACGTGTATCACCAACTCTTCCTGAGTCCGCGACAATAAAATGGAAATCCTCTCCAAGGTCAATGTAATCAATTGGATTTTCCTTCTTATACCATACTGGAGAACGAGATGTAATCGTAAGCGTATCCAGACCACTTGGAGCTCCATGTGCATAGGTTTCTGCTACATTTGCAAGCTCTAATAGCTCGCCGTCTGTACATTCTCTATCAGCAAAGTCAAATAGAGACCGAATCACAGATATTGCAACAGATGCACTTGACCCTAATCCTTTTCCGGGTGGAATAGAGGAGTTAATGCGAATCAGCAGGTCTTTGCAAGGAATCTCTAAGTACTCTAACGTCGCATCCACACACTGTACGATTCCTTGTAAGGATTCCGGAGCTAAATGTAATGGACCGTGATAAAAAGAACTATCCATTTTAACCGCCCCTGGTACACGTTCAATTACTGTTTCAACACCAATTAAAGGAAATGGAATCGCAATTGCGGGCTGTCCGTGCACAACCGCATGCTCTCCAATCAAAATTAGCTTACTATGAGCTATACCAATAGCTGTTTTTTCTGAAGTTGTTACTTTTTCTGCACTCATTTTGTATACTGTTCCACCAATTCTTTAGCTTTTCCGACACGGATTTGTTTTTGTTCAACTAGTTGTTCTGCAATGATATCAATCATCTCCCCAGTAGCTCCTGCTGCAATTGCAACAGAGCGAGAGTGTAAAGCCATATGGCCCTTTTGGATACCATCTGTAGCTAATGCCTTCAAAGCTCCGAGATTTTGCGCCAAACCAACTGCTACAATTACTTGAGCGAGCTCTTTGGCTGATTCAATATGCATCATAGATAATGAAAGCTTTGCTAATGGATGCACTCGCGTTGCTCCACCGACCGTTCCAATAGCCATTGGTAATTCAATTTCTCCAACCAAATTACCCGCTTCATCCTTTGACCAGGTTGTCATGGAGCCGTAGCTGCCATCCCTTGCAGCGTATGCATGAGCGCCAGCTTCTACGGCTCTCCAATCATTCCCAGTCGCAATAACAACTGGGTCAATTCCATTCATAATACCTTTATTATGCGTAACAGCACGATATGGATCAGATGCTGCAAATTCAAACGCGTGGATTACCCCATCGCGTACTTCCTCCCCAGAAAATTCGCCAGTAGCAAGTAATGAAGGAGGGATAACACATCGCGCTCTTGCTAAGCACTCATCGGCATAATTTGACAAAATTCGTAAATAGACTTTTCCATTCGTTAGTTCTTCGACAATTGGTGCAATTGATTCGACCATCGTATTGATGATATTCGCTCCCATTGCATCACACGTATTGATATACATATGCATAATAAGCATCTGACTATAGACAGAATCTGCTGTTTCATTCAGAATGCGCACATCTATATCCTCAGCTCCGCCACCACGCGCAACAATGCTCGGATATGCTGCATTCGCTGCCTGGATTAGCGTTTCCTTTGCCTGAAGCAATGCTTGCTTTGCAGCTTGAAAATCGGAGCATCCGACCACTTGTATTTGACCAATCATTACGCGTTCCGTTGCTTCCGTTTGGAATCCACCGGCACTTCTGACAATTTTAGCGATATGGCTGGCAGATGCAATAATAGAAGCTTCTTCAACAGCCATTGGTACTATATATTCTTTCCCATTTATAAGAAAATTCAACCCCAACCCTAACGGAAGTTGAAATGTTCCAATCACGTTCTCTATCATCTTATCTGCAGTTTCTGTAGATAGAGGTTCTTTCATATATAGATCATTCCATTCCTCAGGAGAAAAATGGTAATTATCTTTTAAAAGCTCTCGTCGTTGTTCAACAGACATATTATAGAAACCGGGGATTCTGGAAGATTTCATCCTGGATCATCCTTTAATATTGATTATATAAAAAAACAATACTTCATTCGTTACATTTTTCATTGAATAAATTATAACACGATATCGTAGTTTTTTTCATTAGAAGCTACCTGCTTCTGCTGCCAAAAAATGCTACGCCCCAAAAATAAAATCACTGTATCTATTATGTTAAAAATTCACATAAAATGCAAATAAACAAGGTAGTATGCATTTATCACAACGACCTTGTTTATTTTATCTCTGCTGTATATAATCCAATAACGGACAATGTTAAATTGATGAGCCATGAAGGATTCGAACCTTCGACCCTTTGATTAAAAGTCAAATGCTCTACCGACTGAGCTAATGGCTCATGTGGAAAACTAAAATTTGTTCGTTAGAGCTAATCTATAAATAACCCTAAGATGTAAGTTCAAAAGAATAATGAAAAGGACCAAGAAATTCAACATGTCATTTTTACCAGACTATTTGAACAATCCCAAAAGAAAAAAATGGCTGGGCTACTAGGATTCGAACCTAGGGTACACGGGATCAAAACCCGATGCCTTACCGCTTGGCTACAGCCCAACAATACAAATGGTGGAGGGGGGCAGATTCGAACTGCCGAACCCTGAGGGAGCGGATTTACAGTCCGCCGCGTTTAGCCACTTCGCTACCCCTCCATATTATGAACCATTTTTTAAAACTTATACAAGAAATGGTGCCGGCCAGAGGACTTGAACCCCCAACCTACTGATTACAAGTCAGTTGCTCTACCAATTGAGCTAGGCCGGCAAATGGTGGAGGATGCAGGGCTCGAACCTGCGACCCCCTGCTTGTAAGGCAGGTGCTCTCCCAGCTGAGCTAATCCTCCATATTGGTGACCCGTACGGGATTCGAACCCGTGTTACCGCCGTGAAAGGGCGGTGTCTTAACCGCTTGACCAACGGGCCATTCTTTCATATCCATGCAGTTTTTACGACATCTCGTAACTTACCCTGTCGCAAACTGACGAATTTTATTATAACCAGGATTAGAATGTTTGTAAAGGGTAAATTTGATTTTTTTTTTACATTTTTTAATATAAACAGCCTAAAACCTGATTTATCAAGGGTCAACGACCAAGAGTTTAAATATTGCAAACTGATTATCGTACATTTGGAACATATTGTATGGATTTTTATTTTTGTTTCATTACCAGGTCCTAATAGGTTATAATAGAAAAAAGATATTTTGATGGAGGTTTATTATGTCAAGTCTACTACAAGGAAAAAACGTTGTTATAATGGGCGTTGCCAACGAAAGAAGTATTGCTTGGGGAATTACGAAATCACTTCATAACGCTGGAGCAAACCTGATTTTTACGAATAGACAGGAACGCTCACACCAAAAATTAGTTAAACTATTAGAAGAGAATAATATCGAAGCAAAACTTATCGTTTCCTGTGATGTTTCAAGTGACGAAAGTATTCAGGAAGCATTTCAAGAAATCAAAGAAAAAGTGGGCGTTATTCACGGACTTATTCACTCCGTTGCATTCGCAAAACGTGAAGAGTTAAAAGGTGAATATGCTGATACTTCCCGTGATGGATTCTTGTTAGCACAAGAAATTAGTGCTTACTCACTTGTTGCAGTCACAAAAGCAGCAAAAGAATTAATGACCGAGGGCGGAAGCATTGTAACCCAATCATACCTAGGTTCTGAACGCGTTATTCCAAACTACAATGTAATGGGTGTTGCGAAAGCTTCCTTAGAGGCAAGTGTACGTTACCTGGCAGAGGATGTAGGTAAATATGATATCCGCGTTAATGCTATCTCTGCTGGTCCAATTCGTACATTATCAGCTAAAGGTGTATCCGGCTTTAACGAAAAAGCAAATGTAATTGTAGAAAAAGCACCTCTTCGCCGCAATGTAGACCAAGACCAAGTCGGTGACGCAACCTTGTTCTTTATTAGTGATCTTTCACGTGGTGTAACTGGAGAAGTTCTCCATGTGGATTCTGGATTCCATATTATTGGGGGGTAAAATTACTCTTCTTTCTAAAAATAAAATTGTATAACTTTTATACCTTCTTAATTAAATGTAATAAGGCGCTTTGCTATCAGTCCATGATTCAAAGCGTCTTTTTAATTTTAGAGATTCAGCATAGATCTCATTTTAAAAACACTTGCTGAAATAGAGCGATTCAATTGTATGAGGCTTATTGTGAGGAATGATGGTTATTTTAAAGACTCAGATCCACATTGATCACATGATAAAAAAACCTATTAAGCAACAAATTTCTTTAGATGAAGCGAAACCTTTTGCTGCAGTACTCGTACATAATAGAAACAACTAAATTTTCAGGGGGAATTTCTGTGGAAGCAATTACGAAAAAGCGTACAAAAGCAGTTTTTATCGACAGTGTTATTTCAGGCGTCGCGTCAGTCGGTGTCGAATATCTTTTAAAAAAGAAAATTAAAAATGAAGCTTTCCATGCACTCGTTACACCGTCCCTTGTCATGTGGTCTTTGGAATATGCACAGTTAAAAACATGCGGTCAAACACTTGGATATAAAACAATGGGACTCGCCCTTGAAAATAAGGATGGATCTGAGCTAACATGCGGCCAAATCATTAAACGAATGGCTTACCGAGATACATTAAGCACATTTAAATACATGAAGGACCGCAAAGTCTTTGAAGGTGAAAATGGTTCTGTACTGCCCCATGACGAGGTTGCTGGTACAGTGGTTCGAGAGGTTTAATTAAGGTACACCATAAATTTGTAATGATTCCCTAAACGAGGATAAGGCTATGATGCCTTATCCTCGTTTTTTACTTTTGGTAATGAAAATAACCTCAAATCCAGAAAAAATCCGATTAATTTTAAGTAAAGTTTTACTTCATCCTTAACAACTAGTCAGTGTCCAATAAACTCAGCAAATATGCTATAATAGATAAGATGGTCTTCTTTAAATAGAATTCATATTTTAATATTTTTAATAGTACGGAGGGAAAATTATATGAAGAGACATCATGCGATTATTATTTTCTCTTTAGGGGCTTTTTTCTTTGGGCTGAACCCGCTATTTATCAAATTAGGGTTTGCCGCAGGCTGGAGCCTCAGTGAAATTAATGTCATACAAGCAACCATTGCATTGGTCGTTTTTTGGATTATTGGATTGTTTGCCATCAGACACCATCCACATGCACTTAAAAAGCTTTCCTTCAAAACGATACTCTCCCTTATGGTCGCTGGAAGCTTCACCGGCTTAACAAGTGTCCTTTACTATGGCTCTATGCAATATCTGCCAGCATCACTAGCCGTTGTTCTATTATTCCAATTCGTATGGGTTGGAGTATTATTTGAATGGATTATTTACCGCCGGAAACCAAGTGGCAAAACATTGCTCACTGTTGCACTAACATTAGTTGGTGTATTATTTGCAGCAGATGTATTTAACGGTGGGTTAAACGAGATAACACTTATAGGCTTCCTGCTCGGAATCGGCTCTGCATTCACGTATTCCGCTTTTATTATCGTTAGTGGACGTGTAGCAATTGATGTTCCAGCAACAATTCGGTCACCAATTATGGTGACAGGTGCGGCACTATTAATCTTTATACTATTTCCACCACACCTGACATTAAATGCCAATGTTTTAAGCAGTGGAAGCATCTGGATCTATGCAGGAGCGCTTGCTCTATGTGGACTGATTTTAACACCACTCCTGTTTGCCATGTCAACTCCACATCTGCCAGCAAGCTTAGCCACCATCCTTGGTGCAATCGAGCTTCCTGTATCAGTAGTTGTTGCATACCTTGGATTAGCAGAATATGTTGCACCTTCCAGATGGTTTGGTGTTTTGCTGATTATGGCAGCAATCGCGATTGGTGAGATGAGAGGAATTTGGCAGGTGCTCTTGAAACAGAAACGGTATGTACACTAAATACATTAAACCCTCAGGGTGACTGAACCCTAAGGGTTATTTTTTAATTCGCTATGCAATAAAAATAAAATATAAAATAAATAGCAAGCAAAGCACGTACATAATCGGATGTATTTCTTTATTACGCTTTTGCGCAAGGAGCGATAATGGATAAAGAATAAATCCAAAGGCAAGTCCCATCGCCACACTGGAAGTTAGTGGCATCATAATAATCGTCAAAAATGCTGGAATAACAATTTCAATTTTACTCCAGTTAATATTTCGAATATCCATCGCCATTAATGCCCCAACAATAATTAAGGCAGGAGCAGTAACCTCTGTCGTTATGACAGCTAGAATTGGCGAAAAGAATAATGCAATCGCAAAGCATAGTGCAATGATAACCGATGTAAAGCCAGTTCTCCCACCAACCGCAATACCTGAAGAGGATTCTACACTTGTTGCAGGAGTAGAGGTTCCTAGCACCGCCCCGATTGCCCCGGCTGAAGAATCAGCAAGCAGCGCCCTTCCTATTTTCGGAATCTCATTATTCTTCATGATGCCAGCTTGACTCGTAAGTGCAATCAAAGCTCCAGCTGTATCAAAAAAGGCAACAAATAAAAAGGTAAAAATAACTGCCAATACATCCGGTGTAAAAATAGCATCTAAATTCATAAACACAGCACCAAATGTTGGTTCAAGACTCGGAATCGTACCAATAATCGAGGAGGGAATTTTAATTAACCCAACAAGCATTCCGATCATCGTGGTAATCGCCATTCCATAAAAAATTGCCCCATTCACACCACGAACGAGCATTATAATGGTAATAAGAAGACCAACGATAGCTAATGCTGTTCCAGGTAATGTTAAGTCACCAATCGCAACAAACGTATCTGGATTAGCAACAATAATTCCTGCATTTTTAAAGCCGATAAACGCAATAAAAAATCCAATCCCAGCAGCAATCGCATGTTTTAAATCAACCGGTATCGCATTAATGATCTTTTCTCTGATTTTCATCAAGCTTAAAATCATAAAAATAATTCCTGCAATAAAAACGCCAGTCAAAGCTACTTGCCATTCAATCCCCATTCCGATAACAACTGAAAAAGTAAAGAATGAATTCAGCCCCATACTAGGCGCGATCGCAATCGGATAATTCGCAAGTAACCCAATAAGTAATGTACCAATAATTGCAGTAAGCGCAGTAGCTGTAAATACAGCTCCCCGATCCATCCCTGCCTGACTCAGAATAAGCGGATTTACGACTAAAATATAAGATACGGAAAGAAACGTTGTCAGACCGGCGAAAACTTCCTGTTTATATGATGTATTTCTTTCTGTAAAACCAAAAAAGTTTTTCATGATGTGTAGTATCTCCCATTTGCTACCTTTGTATAAAAAAACCTTGGCTTCTTTCCAGCATGCCAAAGTAACAGTAAAAGGTATAGAAATATACATTCCCATCCCTTGTAGACAAGCTATTTATGGTAGCTGGTAGAAACGTCCAAGCCATATTCCTGGACTTATACAAGATGTAGCTATTTGTTTTTGAACAATAGAGAAATGATAACAAGTTGGCGGGTGGTGCGTCAAGGGGGACGGGAGGGTAATCACTGGTATAGAGATTGAACGCGGTAAATTGATACTCACTCTCCCTATTAAAGGTTGATATACTCAGGTCGTTCCTAATTCTTCTATATCTAATTCTGTGAATGAAGATTAACATGAATCAGGAGTCCTCTATATTGCGGATACGGTGTGTTCCGTTCAAATCACGCTTTTCCCCCTCCCTATTTTATATTTGGAAGATGTGGAAACCCTTCAAAAATTGCTTCCATTGAAAAATGAGTACACGGAATATTAGATGACTTTATTATTTCGTTTTACATAAATTGTATTTAAAACATAACAATCCGTTCAGACTTTTAACTTTTTGGTTAATCATTAATACAGTATAGTTCTCCTTGAAAAGATGATTCTATACGTACAAACGAAAAACGAGATAGGATTGTTTGAGAAGTGTTTGATCGCTCGACCGTTCCAACAAATAGGCTTGGAATCCTTTGACGTCTGTGATATAAGATTCGGTGGTTTTTGGAGCTTTTCTTTTCAAAAGGATATCCCTTCAAACACAAAAAGGCTCTCCCTCCAAGGAAGGAAGCCCTTATGCATTTTTGTTATGATTAAGGGAAAACGTCTGTTCCACTACCACGTTTCCTTTTCTGCTATTTTATAGGTTTCTTACAACCTTGTGTAAGTATGTCATAGTTTT
This region of Oceanobacillus sp. FSL K6-2867 genomic DNA includes:
- a CDS encoding aspartyl-phosphate phosphatase Spo0E family protein; amino-acid sequence: MNKDHLIEKIEECREEMISLSTTHDLTSEAVIASSVKLDQLINTYQKQY
- a CDS encoding phosphomevalonate kinase — translated: MDNTSMTLKVPGKLMIAGEFAVLEPYQKLAVTAVDRFVYAAIEQSERNMLTLQDFKLENLDWSYEAGEVRIHSNDERTQFVCDAMTVVYTYLMEKNVQPENFHLAIRSELDDSSGIKYGLGSSAAVVTSVIAAILNKFLEKPPASELVFRLAAISHVKTQGNGSGADVAASSYGGMLQYASFQAEWLLDAYHNCKSITDLVERNWTYYELKSIQMPKNVYFCVGWTGKPASTSKLVDQILQLKSDNPEAFHRFLDASKLAVDQFFQGMENADVELLLKGVKQNRKALAAVGKAADTPIETPLLGTLCDLAESLGGAGKPSGAGGGDCGIAFMPSKQQADELMKAWKDAGIKALNLQPYPYGAAVTKE
- the mvaD gene encoding diphosphomevalonate decarboxylase — its product is MKATAKAHTNIALIKYWGKRDERLILPTNSSLSLTLDGFSTTTTVAFQEDLSEDQFMLDNQPVEGEAFLRVTKFLDLIRQLAGKEQLYAVVNSINDVPTAAGFASSASGFAALAAAGAKAIGLDLDDQVLSRLTRQGSGSACRSIYGGFAEWEMGERADGSDSFAVPIAPDKHWDVRVAAVVLSSTMKKVSSRAGMKRTVETSPFYAGWLDSIPNDLKQIKEAISEKDFEKVGSIAEANCLKMHATTLAANPPFTYWHDTTMRVMQMVGDMRADGIPAYFTIDAGPNVKVLYLPEDEARVKQRLSEISGVSDVILSKPGQGISYL
- the mvk gene encoding mevalonate kinase, translated to MSAEKVTTSEKTAIGIAHSKLILIGEHAVVHGQPAIAIPFPLIGVETVIERVPGAVKMDSSFYHGPLHLAPESLQGIVQCVDATLEYLEIPCKDLLIRINSSIPPGKGLGSSASVAISVIRSLFDFADRECTDGELLELANVAETYAHGAPSGLDTLTITSRSPVWYKKENPIDYIDLGEDFHFIVADSGRVGDTRTSVESVARLLKSAPKRIQRKMDRIGELTHQAKHALERAGKHFLGQLLNEAQKELEALGVSDAGLNRLIYFARKEGALGAKLTGGGNGGCIIALAQNEVHSKLLAEKLRKYGASAVWPFVLKKQK
- a CDS encoding hydroxymethylglutaryl-CoA reductase, degradative; this translates as MKSSRIPGFYNMSVEQRRELLKDNYHFSPEEWNDLYMKEPLSTETADKMIENVIGTFQLPLGLGLNFLINGKEYIVPMAVEEASIIASASHIAKIVRSAGGFQTEATERVMIGQIQVVGCSDFQAAKQALLQAKETLIQAANAAYPSIVARGGGAEDIDVRILNETADSVYSQMLIMHMYINTCDAMGANIINTMVESIAPIVEELTNGKVYLRILSNYADECLARARCVIPPSLLATGEFSGEEVRDGVIHAFEFAASDPYRAVTHNKGIMNGIDPVVIATGNDWRAVEAGAHAYAARDGSYGSMTTWSKDEAGNLVGEIELPMAIGTVGGATRVHPLAKLSLSMMHIESAKELAQVIVAVGLAQNLGALKALATDGIQKGHMALHSRSVAIAAGATGEMIDIIAEQLVEQKQIRVGKAKELVEQYTK
- the fabI gene encoding enoyl-ACP reductase FabI; translation: MSSLLQGKNVVIMGVANERSIAWGITKSLHNAGANLIFTNRQERSHQKLVKLLEENNIEAKLIVSCDVSSDESIQEAFQEIKEKVGVIHGLIHSVAFAKREELKGEYADTSRDGFLLAQEISAYSLVAVTKAAKELMTEGGSIVTQSYLGSERVIPNYNVMGVAKASLEASVRYLAEDVGKYDIRVNAISAGPIRTLSAKGVSGFNEKANVIVEKAPLRRNVDQDQVGDATLFFISDLSRGVTGEVLHVDSGFHIIGG
- a CDS encoding RDD family protein, whose protein sequence is MEAITKKRTKAVFIDSVISGVASVGVEYLLKKKIKNEAFHALVTPSLVMWSLEYAQLKTCGQTLGYKTMGLALENKDGSELTCGQIIKRMAYRDTLSTFKYMKDRKVFEGENGSVLPHDEVAGTVVREV
- a CDS encoding DMT family transporter produces the protein MKRHHAIIIFSLGAFFFGLNPLFIKLGFAAGWSLSEINVIQATIALVVFWIIGLFAIRHHPHALKKLSFKTILSLMVAGSFTGLTSVLYYGSMQYLPASLAVVLLFQFVWVGVLFEWIIYRRKPSGKTLLTVALTLVGVLFAADVFNGGLNEITLIGFLLGIGSAFTYSAFIIVSGRVAIDVPATIRSPIMVTGAALLIFILFPPHLTLNANVLSSGSIWIYAGALALCGLILTPLLFAMSTPHLPASLATILGAIELPVSVVVAYLGLAEYVAPSRWFGVLLIMAAIAIGEMRGIWQVLLKQKRYVH
- a CDS encoding NCS2 family permease produces the protein MKNFFGFTERNTSYKQEVFAGLTTFLSVSYILVVNPLILSQAGMDRGAVFTATALTAIIGTLLIGLLANYPIAIAPSMGLNSFFTFSVVIGMGIEWQVALTGVFIAGIIFMILSLMKIREKIINAIPVDLKHAIAAGIGFFIAFIGFKNAGIIVANPDTFVAIGDLTLPGTALAIVGLLITIIMLVRGVNGAIFYGMAITTMIGMLVGLIKIPSSIIGTIPSLEPTFGAVFMNLDAIFTPDVLAVIFTFLFVAFFDTAGALIALTSQAGIMKNNEIPKIGRALLADSSAGAIGAVLGTSTPATSVESSSGIAVGGRTGFTSVIIALCFAIALFFSPILAVITTEVTAPALIIVGALMAMDIRNINWSKIEIVIPAFLTIIMMPLTSSVAMGLAFGFILYPLSLLAQKRNKEIHPIMYVLCLLFILYFIFIA